In Brevibacillus brevis, a genomic segment contains:
- a CDS encoding LysR family transcriptional regulator: MELRTLKTFQVVADQLNQTKAAEILGYTQPTITMQIRNLEQEIGHPLFNRVGKKTYLTPAGKVLKQHVDKLLAYRDEMDKALNLLNGPNGKLVIAAPEYYWTHFLTLLIHSYVSLHPKVKLKLVSSSSVDVIRMITSNEADVGVIAGNHKSDDIEATLLDEEELLLVTSRDLFESADLSVVFQKYPLIYKESYHLDGLYDRCMEEITPKPLSVIESSSEEAIKQGVLNGTGVGIISVDLIREELKKGEIVPLHRFRQPLETFIITLKDRADEVTIRSFTELVVEGWDETAQAESKES; the protein is encoded by the coding sequence ATGGAGCTTCGGACGCTGAAAACCTTTCAGGTCGTCGCAGACCAACTCAATCAGACGAAAGCCGCTGAGATCCTCGGCTATACCCAGCCGACCATCACGATGCAGATTCGGAATTTGGAACAGGAGATCGGCCACCCGCTCTTTAACCGGGTAGGGAAGAAAACGTATCTGACGCCGGCCGGAAAAGTGCTGAAACAGCACGTGGACAAGCTGCTGGCTTACAGGGACGAGATGGACAAGGCGCTGAACCTGTTGAACGGCCCCAACGGCAAGCTCGTCATCGCTGCGCCGGAATACTACTGGACGCATTTTCTCACGTTGCTCATCCATTCCTACGTCTCGCTTCATCCCAAGGTCAAGCTGAAGCTCGTCTCCAGCAGCAGTGTGGATGTGATCCGGATGATTACGTCCAACGAAGCGGATGTAGGAGTGATCGCGGGGAACCACAAGAGCGATGACATCGAAGCTACCCTGCTGGACGAGGAAGAGCTGCTCCTGGTAACGAGCAGAGACCTTTTCGAGAGCGCTGACTTGTCCGTTGTTTTTCAAAAATATCCGTTGATCTATAAAGAAAGCTACCACCTCGATGGGCTCTATGACCGCTGCATGGAGGAAATTACGCCAAAACCGCTGTCCGTGATTGAGAGCAGCAGTGAGGAAGCGATCAAGCAAGGGGTGTTGAACGGTACAGGTGTGGGGATCATCAGCGTGGATCTCATCCGTGAGGAGCTGAAAAAGGGAGAGATCGTTCCCTTGCACCGCTTTCGTCAACCGTTGGAGACCTTTATCATCACGCTAAAGGACCGCGCTGACGAGGTGACGATCCGATCGTTCACCGAGCTGGTGGTGGAGGGCTGGGATGAGACGGCCCAGGCAGAAAGCAAGGAAAGCTAG
- a CDS encoding ornithine cyclodeaminase family protein: MLPFRVVDQEHVEQLLDMKHVIQLVERSYTLKEQNEAALFPLVFHEFSPGVADMDIKSGHLTGADIFGLKLVSWFGGNPAKGLPPLVGFVLVLDSRTGVPVGMMGGEAVTLMRTGAAGGIGAKYLARRDSENLLLVGSGHLAPFLIMSTLMVMEHIKKVTVYNARSHEKAVSFCSSLKDKLKEKFLAPYEADAELYRTLLRRIDIIEVAAADDIQRATEEADIILTATPSRQPLIKKEWVKPGTHLSCVGADMEGKQEIDENLFPAARVFVDDITQAVHVGETEVPIKKGTFAKEDIVAEIGSVILGKTPGRLSDDDITIYDSTGIALQDLITADYILKQAEARGIGVVARL; the protein is encoded by the coding sequence TTGCTGCCTTTCAGAGTCGTCGATCAGGAACACGTAGAACAGCTGCTTGATATGAAACATGTGATCCAACTGGTTGAACGCTCCTACACCTTGAAGGAGCAAAACGAAGCGGCTTTGTTCCCCTTAGTCTTCCACGAATTTTCTCCCGGAGTAGCAGATATGGACATCAAATCCGGCCACTTGACCGGAGCCGATATTTTTGGCTTGAAACTGGTGTCGTGGTTTGGCGGGAATCCTGCGAAGGGCCTGCCCCCGCTCGTCGGTTTTGTCCTGGTGCTCGACAGCCGGACCGGAGTCCCCGTCGGAATGATGGGCGGAGAAGCCGTCACTTTGATGCGGACGGGAGCTGCCGGCGGAATCGGGGCGAAGTATTTGGCAAGAAGGGACTCGGAGAATTTGCTGCTGGTCGGCTCCGGCCACCTCGCCCCGTTCCTGATCATGTCGACACTCATGGTCATGGAGCATATCAAAAAGGTGACCGTCTATAATGCCCGTTCGCACGAAAAGGCGGTATCTTTCTGCTCTTCTCTCAAGGACAAATTGAAGGAAAAGTTTCTCGCCCCCTACGAGGCAGACGCCGAGCTGTATCGTACGCTGCTGCGCCGCATTGATATAATAGAGGTGGCAGCAGCAGATGACATCCAGCGGGCGACAGAAGAGGCCGACATCATCCTGACGGCGACGCCTTCTCGCCAGCCGCTCATCAAGAAGGAATGGGTAAAGCCGGGAACGCACTTGTCCTGCGTAGGCGCGGATATGGAAGGAAAGCAGGAGATTGACGAAAATCTGTTTCCGGCTGCCCGCGTATTCGTGGATGACATCACCCAAGCTGTCCATGTGGGCGAAACGGAGGTCCCGATCAAAAAGGGGACGTTCGCCAAGGAAGACATTGTCGCGGAAATCGGCAGCGTCATCCTGGGCAAGACGCCTGGCAGGCTTTCCGATGACGACATTACGATTTACGACAGCACGGGCATCGCTCTTCAAGATTTGATAACCGCAGATTACATTTTGAAACAGGCGGAAGCACGCGGAATCGGCGTTGTCGCCCGCCTGTAA
- a CDS encoding uracil-DNA glycosylase, producing the protein MDQHCPALWPEEKPPQGVADCTDCGLYEHGSRLIWGEGNPHAPVMILLDNPGAREDREGSPFLCGTRETLQKAAFEAGFREQDLYVTYVLKRRPIKAYDKAEARKRCLQHLLVQLESKSPRLVFCLGNVAVQSFFASEEADVKKLRQAWHSPRGMKTAVSYHPLAVRRRPNLWLHFLEDWRFLASAYQTR; encoded by the coding sequence ATGGACCAGCATTGCCCGGCATTGTGGCCGGAGGAAAAGCCGCCGCAAGGAGTCGCGGATTGCACGGATTGCGGACTTTACGAGCATGGATCCCGCCTGATTTGGGGAGAGGGCAATCCGCATGCGCCTGTGATGATCCTGCTGGATAATCCGGGAGCAAGGGAAGACAGGGAAGGAAGTCCGTTTCTATGCGGGACGAGGGAGACGCTGCAAAAGGCGGCTTTTGAGGCCGGGTTTCGCGAACAGGATCTGTACGTCACCTATGTGTTGAAACGGCGTCCGATCAAAGCATACGACAAGGCGGAAGCGCGAAAGAGATGCTTGCAGCATTTGCTGGTGCAGCTGGAGAGCAAGTCGCCCCGGCTTGTTTTTTGTTTGGGAAATGTAGCGGTTCAGTCCTTTTTCGCCAGCGAAGAGGCCGACGTGAAAAAGCTACGGCAAGCCTGGCATTCGCCGAGGGGGATGAAAACAGCTGTTTCCTACCATCCGCTGGCTGTACGCAGGCGTCCCAACCTATGGCTGCATTTTTTAGAGGATTGGCGGTTTCTTGCGTCGGCCTATCAAACCAGATGA
- a CDS encoding RDD family protein yields the protein MENHPSPQPVTAEAAPAAQPDSFAPIEPPNMAALSETYGSSTFFRRWGAHVIDHILLACFLLGMSSFAEQSGETWAVFLILALLIGIPCYYVLLEGLTGFTVGKLALQIKAVDADGRPPGLGKSFIRSLLRFVDTNPLLVGGLPAGISVLVTKRKQRLGDLAANTYVVKLKDLPHASKKSTARFTVIFSIAALLCLIFGMYGVVSLAKSTPKERVFTSKDKLVQLTATSGWSKDNSLHEEANLVISNRFADKYVLVISEAKDDLGDSLTLEEYAEIVETNFDDELVNSSIGKFRPAIVDHNPAIRFTVSGEVDDVDVTYIMTVIETPTHFHQVMAWTEARKFDSLEEELLDITSSFRESADTAGEL from the coding sequence TTGGAGAACCATCCATCACCGCAGCCAGTAACGGCAGAAGCTGCCCCCGCGGCACAGCCGGACAGCTTCGCCCCGATCGAGCCACCAAACATGGCTGCCTTGTCCGAAACATACGGGTCGTCCACTTTCTTCAGAAGATGGGGCGCCCACGTCATTGATCACATCCTGCTAGCTTGCTTTCTGCTTGGGATGTCGTCGTTCGCTGAACAGTCCGGGGAAACATGGGCCGTCTTTCTCATTCTCGCTCTTTTGATCGGCATCCCTTGTTATTATGTGCTTTTGGAAGGGCTCACCGGGTTTACGGTCGGAAAGCTGGCTCTTCAAATAAAAGCGGTGGATGCGGATGGACGGCCGCCGGGTTTGGGGAAATCGTTCATCCGTTCGCTGCTTCGCTTCGTCGACACGAACCCCTTGCTCGTCGGCGGGTTGCCTGCCGGGATCAGCGTACTCGTGACGAAACGAAAGCAAAGACTGGGAGATCTGGCCGCCAATACCTACGTCGTGAAGCTGAAAGATTTGCCTCACGCGAGCAAAAAATCGACAGCGCGCTTCACTGTTATCTTTTCCATTGCGGCGCTTCTTTGCCTTATTTTTGGCATGTACGGCGTCGTCTCTCTCGCCAAAAGCACCCCCAAGGAACGGGTTTTTACCTCAAAAGACAAGCTGGTGCAGCTGACGGCAACCTCGGGATGGAGCAAGGATAATTCCCTCCATGAAGAAGCCAATCTCGTCATCTCCAACCGATTCGCAGACAAATATGTACTCGTGATCTCCGAGGCCAAAGACGACTTGGGCGATTCCCTGACACTGGAGGAATATGCGGAAATTGTCGAAACGAATTTCGATGACGAATTGGTCAATAGTTCGATCGGCAAATTCCGTCCTGCCATCGTCGACCACAATCCGGCCATACGATTTACCGTGAGCGGGGAAGTGGACGATGTAGATGTCACGTACATCATGACGGTCATCGAAACGCCGACGCATTTTCATCAGGTCATGGCCTGGACGGAAGCACGAAAATTCGATTCTCTCGAGGAAGAGCTGCTGGATATCACTTCGAGCTTCAGAGAGAGCGCGGATACGGCTGGAGAGTTATGA
- a CDS encoding aminotransferase, which yields MEIKAFSVEEWMNAYEMSATYNIAETCVDSLTLEELVTMDGTNPDEFFRSLYSKKLTYGHIEGSPEFRQLVAGLYTSIEPHNVLVMNGGIGANFLVFYSLVQPGDHVVSVHPTYQQIYEVPASFGATVDLLKLRPENNFLPDLDELRSLVRSNTKLICINNPNNPSGAVMERDILEQIVEIARSCGAYVLCDEVYRNLLQDDDADVPSIADLYEKGISTSSVSKALSLAGLRLGWIAAPQEVIAECMKHRDYTTISCGMLDDILAVHALKNYDNILKRNRKIVRDNLAILDEWVKNEPLFSYVKPRAGTTALLKYDLPVPSVTFCTGLLANTGAFLTPGTCFDMEGYVRIGYACSTEMLREGLTKLSEYVRTLR from the coding sequence ATGGAAATCAAAGCTTTTTCCGTAGAGGAATGGATGAATGCCTACGAAATGAGCGCGACCTACAATATCGCCGAGACCTGCGTGGACTCGCTCACTCTCGAGGAGCTCGTCACAATGGATGGCACCAACCCGGACGAATTTTTCCGTTCCCTGTACAGCAAAAAGCTGACGTACGGCCACATCGAAGGTTCTCCTGAATTCAGGCAGCTGGTGGCCGGACTCTACACCTCCATCGAACCGCACAACGTTCTCGTCATGAATGGAGGCATCGGCGCCAATTTCCTGGTCTTCTACTCGCTCGTCCAGCCTGGAGATCACGTCGTCTCCGTCCATCCGACCTATCAACAAATTTACGAGGTACCCGCATCGTTTGGAGCGACCGTCGACCTGCTCAAGCTGCGTCCGGAAAACAACTTCCTTCCCGACCTCGATGAGCTGCGGTCCCTTGTCCGCTCCAACACGAAGCTGATCTGCATCAACAATCCGAACAACCCGTCCGGCGCGGTCATGGAGCGGGACATCCTGGAGCAAATCGTCGAGATCGCCCGTTCCTGCGGGGCTTACGTGCTCTGCGACGAAGTATACCGCAATCTTTTGCAGGACGACGATGCCGACGTGCCTTCCATCGCGGACCTGTATGAAAAAGGCATCAGCACGTCCAGCGTGTCCAAAGCCCTTTCGCTTGCGGGCCTTCGCCTGGGCTGGATCGCCGCCCCGCAGGAAGTCATCGCGGAGTGCATGAAGCATCGCGATTACACGACGATCAGCTGCGGCATGCTGGACGATATTCTCGCGGTCCACGCGCTGAAAAACTACGACAACATCCTGAAGCGAAACCGCAAAATCGTACGGGACAACCTGGCCATTTTGGACGAATGGGTCAAAAATGAGCCGCTCTTCTCTTATGTAAAACCGCGTGCCGGGACGACCGCTCTGTTGAAATACGACCTGCCCGTTCCGTCGGTCACCTTCTGCACCGGACTCTTGGCAAACACAGGCGCCTTTTTGACGCCGGGCACCTGCTTTGACATGGAAGGCTACGTGCGTATCGGGTATGCGTGCAGTACGGAAATGCTGCGGGAAGGCTTGACCAAGCTGTCGGAGTATGTACGGACATTAAGGTAA